The region TTGTTGTGACCTCCATAGCTGCATTTAATGTAGAAGCTGAAACTGCATGCACTATAAAATGTTCCTACTTAGATGTGGTGTGAAAGTCACGTGTGTTGTACTGTTGTGTAATAGCACCATTCACGCTGACTCTGCTGTTACAacactggttgtgttgctgctgtgttataataaataataaacatataaatgaatgaaaatgtttttcttctaCACTTTCTTATTCACTACCACCAAACATTAAAGTGCaaaatatttaacttgttttattttgttttatatattatatataaatataaatgttttatataaaaCTATTAACTTGATTTATATAttataaacatattttattacaCTGCGACTTGTTTTATATATTATAAACGTGCTACCTTATTTTTACACACAATTATTAACTTGTTATATGGACATTAATATAAACTTGTTTTATATAGCAACTTAATTGTTTCATAtattaacatgttttatatattgttaatttgttttataaatacatttattgtaatatttattgttttatatgctattaatattaataacttattttatatattattaactGGTTTTTATACTGTTAACTTGTTTCATATATTATAAACTTATTTTATATATTGATTTGGTCTAGATATTAACATTTGGTTGATTAATAACTTGTTTTATAAAATATGATAActtaatttatatattattaacttGTTTTGTATAATATTAATAACTTGTCTTATATATTATTACTAATAACTTGTTTTGTATATTGGTTGGTAGGTTAAATTGTTTTATATATCATAACTTCTTTAATATAACTGActtttatatattataataaattattCATACATTAACttattttatataatattaataacttgttttatatatagattttttttttcacacattaataacttgattaatatatagattttttttatatattataactTCTTTTATACATAATTAACTTGTTtaatttggcaacactaaattggctctagtgtgtgaatgtgagtgtgaattgtctatctgtgttggccctgtgatgaggtggcgacttgtccagggtataccccgccttccactcgaatgcagctgggataggctccagcaccccctgcgaccccgaacgggacaagcagtagaaaatggatggaatttatTATTAACTAGTTGTAGATATTTATTATGTACTTGTttaatatatttgtaattttCAGGAGCCTGCCTTCAATTATTGCCTTTTTAAATCTTCATCTTTGTGTATTagttcaaacaacagaataattatATTTTCCCTTCACGTACAACAAATGAAAGTGAAATTAATTTTCTCGCTTGCATCTTTCAAAGAAACAGCTTTCACAGCATCTCGGAAATGAAGAACTTTcattgcaatgcatgatgggaaatctCTGACCTTAGCCATGAAGCGTTTGACAGCTGGGTAGGGTGCGATCATGTCCAGGAAGGGAGGCGTCCACTTGCGGAAGCGTGGCGTTGTTATGCCGACCACGAATGTTCCACGGTCGCTGAGGCGGATGTTGTCAGGGTAACCCACCATGTTGTCCATGACCACCTCCTTGGTGCCTGCCTTAGTGCCTTTTAGCCAGAACCTGACACAAACACACTGTCAACTTGTCCtgtcaccgtgtgtgtgtgttcttgtatttctacacttcttgagacatgaagaaggaaaagtatcttccatatgaggaggtgtgaacaagtgatgacataaatcaaaaacatcgcatctaatagagaatgtctcatttgcacccctgctggtgacatctatcaaaatgagggtggtcccaaaaaggagggatctttcacattgactgtgtcgcttttaaaagtgctcccccctctggtcaacatatgaaataacaagtgtgtgtaagacattgaaatgctccccctttggccaaaattaattaatatatatatatatatatatatatatatatatatggagacatactgtaataacttgaagtaaataatgaagattaaaaatcaattacaaaaaaattgtttttaactaaaagcagtctttctcacaatgtgtcgacttttttcttttaaaatttggaacaatttctcatattctttttgtttctgtaatattgtaatattttcttgtaaaattactttttttaatgtaaaattataactttttaatgcaaaatggtgacatttgtcatgcaaaagtttgacttttatcacaatattgaaattttttttgttctcgtaaaatagtgaaatttttggagtaaaattaagacttttttcataattttgcagagtaaaattctgatattataatattgcgaacattttttagtttttcttATTAAGTTGTGACTTTTggcgagtaaaattgcgactctcttcataaaattgccaagttgttaagcttttcttgtcaaatgcgactgttattgagttaaattccaacttttatcataatattgcacaaatgttcagtttttcttgtaaaattttgacttgtgttgagtaaaattacgacttttattataacactgccaaaattctaaattttcttgtgaaattgtgacctttttcttgtgaaattccaactcatttttcgcaacaagcttttttatatttacatagtatgtatatattattaatgttgtaaatacacatctttatatatctacaaaggctggtcctaaagaggtaggcattttctatggtctcaagaaggtaacaaatacaaaaatgtctgtgtgtgttcttgtatttctacccttcttgagacaagaagaaggaaaagtatcttccatatgaggaggtgtgaacaagtgatgacataaatcatggtcccaataacattgcatctaatagagaatgtctcatttgcacccctgctggtgacatctatcaaaatgagggtggtcccaaaaaggagggatttttcacattgactgtgtgtcgcttttaaaagtgctccccctctggccaacatatgaaataacaagtgtgtgtaagaaattgaaatggtccccctttggccaaaattaatttaaaaaatatatatatatatttgtatatagagacatactgtaataacttgaagtaaataatgaatatcaaaaaccaattacaaacaaaaaaatcaaaaaaaattaaaataactaaaagcttaccttttttatatttgcatagtatttatgtattagtaatgttgtaaatacacatctttatatatttagaaagggtggtcctaaagagggaggcatttttctcaggtctcaagaaggtaagaaatacaagaatgcgtgtgtgtgtgtgttaccgcaGGATGCGGCCGATGCTGGTCTCGGCCAGGAGCAGGAAGTTCTCGTCGGGCGAGAGCGCGATGCCGTTGGGCATGTAGAGAGAATCCAGCAGGACGGTCACTTCTCTAGTGTGAGGATCGTAGGAGAGAAGACGGCCGAGGTTGTTCAGCTCGATTACCTGGGAAGAAGACGTGACATTGTGAGCCACCAGAAGGCAGCACTTCCTTGTTTCTGATGCCATTTAGGAAGAAAGGTCACCTCCAGCTTGACATGTCTCCTCCCCCAGCGACTGGAAGAGTCGGTGAAATAAACCATCCCCGTCTGGGAGGAGATGTCCAGGCCGTTTAGGAAGGCAAAAGGCACGCCAGCAGcgcctaaaaacaaacaaaaccctCTTTTTCACCAACATTTCCAGAATATTTGACAACTTTTTTTACTGagataaaaattcaaaaaaagtgACACCCACCCTCTGAGTTGGACACCAACACCGTCTTCTCTCCGGTGTGCGGGTCGACGCTGTGCAGTCCCAAGTAGGAGTCGGCCACGATGAGGTTACCATGGCGATCCAGACGCACGCCGTGAGGACGACCACACACCGGCTCGTAGGCCGTGCTGCTCCCTGATAGCACACATATGACATTTGTGGCGCCCCCTTCGGGTTTTACACATAGTCTTTGTGTACTTGTACTTATTCTTTGTGTACTTATACTTAGTttgtgtgtacttacacttagtttgtgtgtacttacacttagtccttACGTACATACACTCTGTGTTTGTGTACTTACTCACTGTGTTTGTGTACTTATACTGTATTTTTGTACTTTCACTGTATTTTTGTACTTACTCTTAGTCTGTACATACTTACACTTCGTCCGTACGTACCTACACTTTGTCCGTACGTACCTACACTTTGTCCGTACGTACCTACACTTTGTCCGTACGTACCTACACTTTGTCCGTACGTACCTACACTTTGTCCGTACGTACCTACACTTCGTCCGTACGTACTTAAACTCTGTCTTTGTGTACTTACACTGTATTTTTGTACTTACTCTTAGTttgtgtgtacttacacttagtccgtacatacttacacttagtccgTACATACTTACACTTTGTCCGTACGTACTTAAACTCTGTCTTTGTGTACTTACACTGTATTTTTGTACTTACTCTTAGTttgtgtgtacttacacttagtccgtacatacttacacttagtccgtacatacttacacttagtccgTACATACTTACAATTCGTCCGTACGTACTTACAGTACACTTTGTCCGTACGTACGTACTTACACTCTGTCTTAGTGTACTTACACTGtctttgtgtacttacacttaagtGTGTAGTCACATTTAGTCCTTGCATACTTATACTTTGTTTTTGGGTAGTTATGCTTCAtctttgtgtacttacacttaattTGTGTGTactgggcggcatagctcggttggtagagtggccgtgccagcaacttgagggttcaaggttcgattcccgcttctgccatcttagtcactgctgttgtgtccttgggcaagacactttacccgccagctcccagtgtcacccacactgctttaaatgtaacttagatattgtgtttcactatgtaaagcgctttgagtcactagagaaaagcactatatatatataattgactgACTGACTTACACTTAGTTTTTGTGTACTTACATTCAgtccttgtgtacttacacttagtctttacaTACTTATACTTGTTAACTTACACTTAACCTACGTATACAAGACATGCTAGCATCCATGTAATACGTATATGATGCATGCGAGCATAAATCTACTTAGAGCTGGGCcgataaaatgatatcaatatataATCGCGATAGACACAATGGATATCATtaaaaaatgcgttcgataaaacgttccatatattttatttttttgttttgggtCGAAAGTAACTGTAAAGAATGAAGAATAGTTGGCTGCATGAACAACGCAGTCTGGTAACttagcaaaacaggaagtggtcagTGAGCAATGTGAGAGACACGTAACAGTATCATCTATCATGTTTGGTTGTGCCATTTTTCTGTTGATTCTCTCCACTGATTGTGAAGAGAATGTAAACAAAGAGCGaataaattgtcgataaaacaaaaaagaaagtcacctcgacagtatggcagtgtttttattttttcaaacggACTGCAGTCCTTCGTcgcgctcatcttttcttttaaATCCTCCTAAGTTCCCTATTCAGATgtacggaaacaacaggtaggaactaaaatGCAGGActgaatgaataaaataaataagaaaatataACCAATGTGCTACTTCATAATAATAATTTGGTtcaatattatttaaataatgactatataacaaaaaaaatgttccataCTTAAAGAAGAATAGGAgaccaaattaatgttacacagaccacatAATTTCTCGGCACTAAACattcagaaaatagttcttctcaggtttctatgttcacactttgcactattttgtcacACTTTAATAAGCATTTCTtacttttgcaccttcattttataaGGTTATAGTTAAGTGCTTATCGTGATTTTAGaatgttgtttacattgattgttttccatAGTAGTGTTGACATTATTTTTCTTTCTGCCTTGattgctgaggggattataaacagaggaaggttacattttaaaaaattgtttaagtacatttaatgtatttttctccCGGTCCTTATTTTTCATAGGTCATAACAAATATGAATAAtcatcaatataaaaaaaacttataaagagaaaacaaaataacaaataacaaaatataaccaATGTGCTACTTCATAATAATAATTTGgttcaataatatttaaataataattactgcataacaaaaaataatttccatactTGAATAAGAATATGAgaccaaattaatgttacacagaccacgtgacttcctggcactaaacattCAGAATGtaattcttctcaggtttctatgtttacactttgcactattgtGTCCCACTTTAATAAGCATTTCTTACTTtagcaccttcattttaagaggttattattAAGTGCTTATCAAGATTTTAGAATGTTGTTTACATTGACTGTTTTCCATTGTAGTGTTGACATTATTTTTCTTTCTGCCTTAATCACTGATGAGATTATAAACAGaagaaggttacattaaaaaaaaaaaaaaaaatcattaataaaaagaaaaaaacatttaacatttaatgtatttttctcctggtccatatttttcttaagtcataaataatataaataatcatcagtataaaaaaactcagagaaaacaaaataacaacaataacaatatacaaCTAATGTGCTACTTTGCAATGATATTTTGgttcaataatatttaaataatactgattgcataacaaaaaaatatttccatacttaaataagaataGGAGACCAAATTAATGTTAAACAGACAAGCACAAAACattcagaaaatagttcttctcaggtttctatgtttacaCTAAGACTGCaaaaactaatcgattaaatcgatcaaaatcaattataaaaatagttggcgattaatttcgtcatcgatttgttggatctatgctatgcgcagaggctctttttaattttgtatatatattttttttttatcattattttgttataaacctttatttataaactgcaacatttacaaacagctgagaaacaataatcaaaataagtatggtgccagtatgctgtttttaaaaaaaaaaacaaatactgaaaaggatagaaatgtagtttgtctcttttatccgattattaatcgattaaccgaagtaataatcgacagattaatcgattattaaaTTAGTTGTAGCCCTAgtttacactttgcactattttgtcacACTTTAATAAGCATTTCTTACTTTTGCAcgttcattttaagaggttattgttaagtgcttattgtgattttagaatttcgTTTACGTTGATTATTTTCCATAGTAGTGTTGACAttcttttcctttcttccttGATCGCTGAGAAGATTATaaacagaggaaggttacatttagaaaaagaaaaagaaaaattacaTTTAGTGTATTTTTCTCGTAGTCCATATTTTTCATAGGTCATAAAACATATAAATCCatctgtaggagcctaaatgctgttaaAGTTCATTTACATTACacggaaggtgctttatgtttattcagccaaaatgggactatttactttatttgcataatatgacaatgtatatattgcatgcttaAAGTAATTAGAAGGctcactttatttgtaattattacatttgtgtgAATAATTTGATAACGCactattttatactgctttaatacagtgAAAAACacgtaactgtttaattgcatatatggcggaaggatctgtgtggtaataaggtttggacacaatgtattatgggtaatgttagtcaggtatggtggaatcgagccacacagttttttgaccttactcttactttttcttactcTTCCTTACTGTAACACACTCGCTTTATTTTGCCATTAATTTtctcccacatcgttattgtttgaCGTTTTGAATAATTAAgttctagggctgcaacaactaatcgaataAAATCGatgataaaaatagttggcgattaatttagtagaTATATCCgaaaatatcggcctgccgatattatcggccgataaatggaaattatcggtatcgttttttttaattatcggtatcgtttttttaattttttatttaatcaacataaaaaacacaagatacacttacaattagtgcacgaacccaaaaaacctccctcccccatttacacaaaagggttgtttctttctgttattaatattctggttcctacattatatatcaatatatatcaatcaatcaatgtttatttatatagccctaaatcccaagtgtctcaaagggctgcacaagccacaacgacatcctcggtacagagcccacataagggcaaggaaaaactcaccccagtgggacgtcgatgtgaatgactatgagaaaccttggagaggaccgcatatgtgggtaacccccccaatacagtctgcaagggatacagtccgtaagcacacatgattgtgcgtgctgctggtccactaatagtactaacctttaacacttaattttactcattttcattaattactagtttctatgtaactgtttttatattgttttactttcttttttattcaagaattatttttaaatttatttatcttattttattattattttttaaaagtaccttatgttcaccatacctggttgtccaaattaggcataataatgtgttaattccacgactgtatatatcggttgatatcggtatcggtaattaaagagttggacaatatcggaatatcggatatcgcaaaaagccattatcagacatccctatattttagtcatcgattcgttggatctatgctatgcacaggctactttttttaaatttatttatttatttttaataaacctttatttataaactgcaacatttacaaacagctgagaaacaataatcaaaataagtatggtgccagtatgttgttttttttccaataaaatactggaaaggatagaaatgtagtttgtctcttttatccgattattaatcgattaatagaagtaataatcgacagattaatctattatcaaattagttgtagcCCTATTAAGTTCataagtaaacgatacaaaacgaagaggagcgcctggagttttgtttgttgttgccgcagcaagcggagcaggagaaagtagaggagcgtcaagctaagccttcattaggaaactacaccatccatccattttctaccgcttgtccctttgggggtaaaacataaataatcatcaatataaaaaatttaaagaGAAAAATGCTCAGTGATTTACGGACAATTCGTcaacaagtttttgttttttttaactgatttcatgtgcaccgtatttttcggactataagtcgcagttttttttccatagtttggccgacttatactcaggagcgacttatgtgtgaaatgattaacacattagcgtaaaatatcaaataatattattgatctcattcacgtaagagactagacgtataagagtttaatgggatttagcgattaggagtgacagattgtttggtaaacgtatagcatgttctatatgttatagttatttgaatgactcttaccataatatcatacctgccaacttttgaaataagaaaaacctagtagccagggtccaggggccgcaggccccggtaggtccaggacaaagtcctggtggggggttcaggcttcgccccccgacgcaaaatgattattagcattcagacaggttaaaatgttgctaaaaccatcacttttctatcagtcacagtgacttttcaaaacaaaaatattacagcaaaaatcatatgggttgattgacatgtttattctgtaagctaacttcaatagtttgaaattattttgacagttaatgccagttatcctgtcaacctttcacaagacttcaatttgttaattgaaagtataaacagtataaacactttttacagtaaacaaatggtaaaacagtactaaacaattccattaaaaaaaaattggtgtcattattaactttctgtccaagcttgtataatctactgccttgttcaattgtataaaatattctgtgcctaaaattcacatttctatcacaattatcatactgtaaacatggtaagctaacttcattaaaattaatagtcctgtcaatagcatggaattacaattcaaatgtcgtttttttgtaagcctttcaaaagaattcaaaatatgaaaaattcatgaaaattaatttaagccatcagacacttgaaaagtggcacatcacatctctaatgtaatcattttaacttttcaacagaaatagcactgcaaaaatattaaggacatacttctgtattttggtagttatgctgtcaacatttaacaagatttcttcaacttggacttgaaagcataaatagtataaacacttttaacagtataacagtactaaacaaatcCAATAGATATCATTGGTGtcattttccacttgtatcgctagcaacggcattagacttgtgttcttttgtcccaacgtggtcttttacatcgctaattcctccgtgtccgatcgaaaaatcttgtctgcacaaggtgcaattcgcgtagttttcaccctttttagaacggataattattcccggataggcttttgaatattcttcacggaatgactgcagttttcttttcggtttaagactcgtttgcgatttttctccggctgattccatgatcgttcgctcgtttggaaacaatggcaacaggtgccttgtgcttggcagcggtgctataaatagcctcgcgcatttaaaaactttttttttttaattaatgaaaaaccgtattttttatcactgcaaccgtaacccggaataggttgatgaaaaccgtactaattacgggaaaaccggagtagttggcaggtatgtaatatgttacgttaactagggatgatgtccgaaatcggttctcccggttgtttgataagaaaagaaccgattccatggactctaatccctttttgagaaccggttcccgttatcgaagccactatagtaaagaaaaagagttggttctttattcaaattcctgggaacgaatcccttcccacatacaggaaatgccctgtgggacttgcaatgttatgcccatttgattgtaaacTCTTACTGataccttgtggcgatatgaaaatactacgcgtcattagtttgggcacttccgggttgagacaattgagaagtagacaagttgtgttagcacttacaagccttggaaaagataactctgtaagtaaactgtttaacttgtttatgtaactcaatattaaagtggaaagtgtttaagtttgatactaagatgtttattgaaaaacgatttttgtgcactgtttcaatggatgttttgaggacttaaaatggctgccagtcgtgtatttccaccatcgaaatagtttcaacactgagaagtatttgtttgatgatagtactttaaatttgtgtgaagctaatatttacatattgtgtattacatttcagtatgttaattgaatcacatagcttatacatttgtcattgtgtgtatttcagttaaaaacaaaacaaacaaaaaaacagtccagtgcaagacaaaagtaaagataagaaaagacaaagcaagatcaacaacaataaagagcctaaatggattaatctgctttggattgtttgtcagctgtctgccaagctgtataacctcaacacgtatagtgagggcagaacaggcaatatgcaattattgccaggcttcgctctcatgtaaggggggaagaattgttgattgatgactgtggtgttcttagtgtcatagtgtgtgtagttagtatgttccaatagcagcagaagtgcactttttggagagctgtattattttcagttttgtgcccaagggactgattttatttaacactatattattatttatacacctatagtgatcacagagacaggttgtttttgtgttactgtattttttttttccctgaaaaatcccacttaatatatttTGGGTAACagcagtcaatatatatatatatttttttaggggggtaacagtcaatatttattttattttttattataaaataaaagtgagcttttgttaaaccaaatattgtttttttttcccatatacaacaatctatctggattttataagagaatcgataaggaatcggttcgataataggctcaaactcgataatttcttatcaaacatcatccctaacgttaacataccaggcacgttctaggttggttatttatgcctcatataacgtacacttattcagcctgttgttcactattctttatttattttaaattgcctttcaaatgtctattcttggtgttggcttttatcaaatacatttccccaaaaaatgcgacttatactccagtgcgacttatatgtttttttccttctttattatgcattttcggccggtgcgacttatactctggagcgacttatactccgaaaaatacggtaattcaaaaAGACAAACCACATTCCGGTAGGTTCTGGCCCATTTGGGTGATGAAGGTGAGGCTGTCATCAGCACCGATCCTCCACAGCTTCCCATCCACCGTCCCCGTGTAGATGTTCCCTggcaaaaaacacacacattatttgTCAAAGTTGTCGCAACAACAACGGGGTCAAATGTGACGCTAACACACCCTCCTCATCGGCAGTGAAAGATTCTGGACCGTGGAGTTTCCCCTCAAAGAGTCTGCGGCCTTCCTGCAGGCGAGTGTTGGCAGCGAGCGGACCGTCGAGCGCCGGCGGAGGCCCTTTCAGCCTGGAAAGGAGGGTGAGCCAGGTCAAAGTTGAAAGGTCAGTGTGGGTTAGTGCACGTACACGTGGGCTTTGGGGTCGATGGGTGAAGGCAGGAAGTAAAATCCAGCGGCCACGGCCAGCAAAGCCACCGAC is a window of Nerophis lumbriciformis linkage group LG25, RoL_Nlum_v2.1, whole genome shotgun sequence DNA encoding:
- the LOC133621547 gene encoding adipocyte plasma membrane-associated protein isoform X2 gives rise to the protein MNVWWKPAIRPLNTMWGERWLSVALLAVAAGFYFLPSPIDPKAHVLKGPPPALDGPLAANTRLQEGRRLFEGKLHGPESFTADEEGNIYTGTVDGKLWRIGADDSLTFITQMGQNLPECGSSTAYEPVCGRPHGVRLDRHGNLIVADSYLGLHSVDPHTGEKTVLVSNSEGAAGVPFAFLNGLDISSQTGMVYFTDSSSRWGRRHVKLEVIELNNLGRLLSYDPHTREVTVLLDSLYMPNGIALSPDENFLLLAETSIGRILRFWLKGTKAGTKEVVMDNMVGYPDNIRLSDRGTFVVGITTPRFRKWTPPFLDMIAPYPAVKRFMAKVVPLSFYNVLLPRYALVLELDLDGRLVASLHDPEGRLTWAISDVFQHRGRTYLGSTDLPFLPVVHGAWDS
- the LOC133621547 gene encoding adipocyte plasma membrane-associated protein isoform X1, which translates into the protein MFSFQRMSSLPFINVCSFGSRRPLNTMWGERWLSVALLAVAAGFYFLPSPIDPKAHVLKGPPPALDGPLAANTRLQEGRRLFEGKLHGPESFTADEEGNIYTGTVDGKLWRIGADDSLTFITQMGQNLPECGSSTAYEPVCGRPHGVRLDRHGNLIVADSYLGLHSVDPHTGEKTVLVSNSEGAAGVPFAFLNGLDISSQTGMVYFTDSSSRWGRRHVKLEVIELNNLGRLLSYDPHTREVTVLLDSLYMPNGIALSPDENFLLLAETSIGRILRFWLKGTKAGTKEVVMDNMVGYPDNIRLSDRGTFVVGITTPRFRKWTPPFLDMIAPYPAVKRFMAKVVPLSFYNVLLPRYALVLELDLDGRLVASLHDPEGRLTWAISDVFQHRGRTYLGSTDLPFLPVVHGAWDS